The window AAGCAAAAAATGTTACCATATCAAGTTGACTTTACATTATTTGAACTCTGTGTTTGTATCATCAACCAAGGCCTTGATCAACCAATTGTCAGGATGTTCATTGAGAACCCAGCGAATATCTCGGATTTACAAATCCAAAGCCCATGCTGTTTCTTTCTCCGAAGCCGGCATCTATCCCAAATTCAATAATTTTTCTTTGAACACTGTCCATGTAGCTCCACATAAATTCCCATAAACTTCCAGCAAAAGGATAGTCTTTTCCATTTATTGTTAGATTGCTATATACTGATTTTTTAAAAATAAATTGCTCAAACAAATCATATCTATATATTTCTGTTCCATAAAAATCATTGAATTTTTTAATCAAATTCTCGCTTAATTGTTTTAAAAAAGCCTCAAAACTATATTTTGGACGCCAATAAACATATCTTTTCTTCCTTTCTTCTTGTGGAATATTATAGCTATTATATCTTGCTTCTGGAATTCTTATTATTATAGGAGTTGAAGAGCAAATATGGACATTTCTTTTTGATATTTTAACTTCAAAAATTGAATATTCTTTAATTTTAAATTGCGTTTCTCCTATATTTACTATTTTACCTATTTCTAATTTTTCAGCAATTGAATTTATTAATTCCTTGCTTGGAGAAGAAATTATAAAATTTCTTATCCTACTACCTTCAAAGGGAAATATATTTGAAAAGCAAAAAAACTTGTATCCTTTCTTATCATGAATTGAATTAAATTTTTCTCTTATAAGACTATATACAAATCCCTGCAATTTATTATATGCATTATCTATTGCTTGCTTTTTCTCATCCTCTAACTTTATTATTACCCTCATTTTATCATTTCCTTAAATTCGATTGCATTTTTTAGCATTTTTGTGTTGTTGAATAAGCAATAAATTTCCTTATTCCTGCAAAATTCCAAGAGCTTTTTCAATTCTTCTTTGCTGTAATCATAGTTATATCCAGTTATTCCATGCAAACGGTAATATTTTATTTTTCCATAATAGCTTGGGCTTTTAAAAGGATCAACGCAGTGAATTAAATCAAAATTTTTGCAAATTTCTATAATTTTTTCCCTTCTCCAGTTTCCTCTTAATTCAATTGCATACAAAAACTTTCTTTCTATGCTTGAAAAAAATTGTTCAATGTTTCTTATGTTTTCAGCGCTTTCATGAAAGTTTGGAGGGCATTGAAAAACAATTATTTTTGCATCCAACTCTTTTGCAAATTCGCTAAATTTTTCCCATGCATCAAAAACTTCATTGCTAGGCTTGAAAAATCCATAATTATTGCTTTCTATTTTTAACTTTGCTTTCCTATAAGTAGGACTGTTTGGCAAATGAGTTATTGGTTGCCATGCCTTCATTGTATATTCAAAATTTTCCGGCTTTTCCTTGCGCCATTTTCTTGCTGTTTCTATTGAAGGCAATGAATAGAATGTTTTTTGTATCTCAACTACTTCAAATTTTTTAAAATACTCATCCTTTTTGCAGCAAAAACCACAGCATCCTACTTTTATCATTTCTCTAAATAATTCATAAGTGCTTCTAAATTTTTTGGATTGCTTGAAAAATGAATTCTTATTGGAGAAATAATTTTTTCCAGATACTCAGCAACTGAATTTTTTAAATCAACAAAATGGATTTCGCTTTTAAGAAAAGAATTTTCAAGCTCCTCATAAGATGAAAAAGTCCTGCCAGCTACTTCTACTTCCTCAAAATGTTGAAAAATAATATACCTTGCTATTTCCATAACTGGATTATTTTCAGCCTGCAAGGGACAATATGCTTTATTTATTTTCCTCTTTATTGTTTCAAAATCATCATGAATAAAAATTGCACTTTCTGGCTTACTTTTTGACATCTTTGCATCCATTCTTTCCTTTGCTTGCAGCGAGGAAATTAAGGGAGTATGAAGTGCAACAACTTTTTTCTTTCCTAATTTTCCAGAAACATCTCTTGCAAGCATGTGAGCATGCCTTTGATCCATTCCTCCAAGAGCAACATCAACATCTAAATAAAATATGTCCGCTACCTGCATAAGAGGATAAAAAAATTTTGATATATCCTTTTCTGCTTCCTCCTCCTTCCTCCCCATTATATCCATTGCTCTTTTAGCTCTTGCAAGAGTTGTTTCCTTAGCTATTTTAATTACTGTCTTCCAGTATTCGCTATCCCTTACCATTTCACTTGCATAAACATATTTAACCTTATTTATTCCCATTGCAAGAAATGCATCTTTTATATATTCCCCACAAATTTTGATTGCTTGCAAATCGCCATTTAGCTTGTCATTTATCCAAGCATGCCAGTCAGCGAGCAGAATATAAAAATCAAATCCAGCATCGACCAAATCTTTAATTTTATCAGCACACATAAGCCAGCCAAGATGAACTAAACCAGATGGCTCAAAACCAATATAGCCCTTTTTATCCTCCTTTTTAACAATTTTTTCTAATTCCTCAATCGTTACTACTTCCTTCAGGTTTCTTTTTATTTTTTCAATCATAAAGGTATAGTAAAATTTATATTAAATTTTATCCAAGATATTTGCATATTTTTCCATTCTTATTTTATTTCCTTCGCTTTGAACAAGCCATGTCATCCAACAAATTTCTATCGCTTTATATCCACAAATTGATGCAATTTCCTCCGCCTTTTTTATAAATTCCAAATCATTTTCAACTGCATCATATCCTGCTTTCTCCAGTATTTCATTTATAACTCTTTTAACAATTTTATCTGGCATTACTGTATCTACTCCTCCCATCATTCTTAAATATTGAAAAGTAACTAGTCCAACACCCTTTATTTTTCCTATTTCATCTTCCTTCCATTTTTCAACATTTGCATTCTTTGCCCATTTTCTTAAAGCTTCTCTATCATCATTGCTTAATTTTGAAAGATAGAAAGATATGTTTTTTGCAGTATTCCAGCTCCTTTCATTTTTCCATATCTTTTTCACCTCCTCTATATCTGCTTCAGCAAGCTCTTTCAATTTTTTAATTTTTCCGCTCCTTACAAATTTTTCATCAAATTCAAAAACTTTTGGAACAACAGCGTTGAAATAATTTAAGCCAAGAGAAGTAAAGCAAGCATCAACAATCATCAAAACAACACTACCATGCCATCTCTCTGTTTTAAGGCATCTCTCACAATGCTCTCTCAGCCCACAAACCTTTCGCATGTATTCATCAACAATCCTTTTCAACTCTTCTCTACCCACAGTGGACCGGGCGGGATTTGAACCCGCGACCTCCACCATGCCAAGGTGGCGATCTTCCAGCTGATCTACCGGCCCATAAGGATAATTATTTCATTTTAAATTTTTTTATTTCTTCTTTAATTATTCTTATTGCATCTTTTTTAAATTCTTCAGCCCTGTCCTTCTCTATGCTTGCTTGAGCAATTGTTCTTTTTCCTCCTCCTTTTTGCGAGAGAGTTTTTACAATTTTTGAACAATCTAATGAGATGTCTGGGGAGCATGCAAGCGTTATTATTGCATTTTCTTCTTTAATGCTTGCTGAAACAACAACCGCTTTTTCTTTAGTAAGTTCTTTTATTGAAGAAGGCACAAGTTCATTCTGATTTATTATCTTTATTCCCTCATAAAATTCCGCATTTTCCTCACTTATTTTTTCTTTAAGCTTCCTCAATTCTTTCCTTAGCTCCTTTATTTCTTTTTCCATTTCCTCAACTGCTGAAACAATTTTATCCTGCTGCAGATTAAGCCCTTCAGCCAATTTCCTTATAATTTCCTCCTGCTTTTGAATATATTCTATCGCTCTTTCGCCCGCACAAAATCTTATTCTCTCCACTCCATCCTGAACTCTTTCAATTCCTATTATTTTAATCAATCCGGCTTCTCTTGTATTATCAATATGCATTCCTCCACATGCCTCCGCTTCTATGCCAGGAATTTCAACAACCCTTATAACACTGCTTTTAGGAGCCCCTCCTTGATATAATCTCATTCCATATTTCTTCTCCGCCTCATTTCTTTCATAAAAATATTTTTTGACTTCTATCCCTTTCCTTACCACTTCATTTGCCCTTTTTTCTATTTCCCTCGCTTCTTCCACACTTATTCTCTTATAATGAGTTATATCAAGCCTTGCCTCATTTTCATCAAGCTCACTTCCTGCCTGCCATACATGCTCCCCCAAAGTTATGCGAGATGCGTGATTTATTATATGCGTTGCAGTGTGATGTATCATCATTGCATATCTCCTTTCCCAGTCAATTATTCCCTTCACTTCCCCTTCCCCTATTTCTCCATCTATATAATGCAAGATTGCATCTCCTGCCTTTTCCGCCTTTATAACTCTTGCCTTCTTCCCATTCTGAATTAAATAGCCAGTATCGCTTTTTTCTCCCCCTCCTTCTGGATAAAAAAGAGTTTTATCAAGAATTACAAAATTCTCTCCTTTATAAATAACTTTTGCATTAAACTCTTTTTCATAAGGCATTTCATAGTAAATTTTTGATGTATTATATGGATAAGTTCTCTCCTCCTTTTTTTCTTCTCTGCTTTTTAAATGCCTTTCCACAATCATTGATTCAAATTTCTCGGGAATTTCAACATCTATTATTTCTTTCACAATTTCTGGATGAATTCCATGTGAATCATAAAGTTCAACAAGCTCTTCAACCCCAACTTTCTTATATCTTGATAAAATTGCCTTTCCTCTTTCAATTATTGAATTAAATTTATCTTCCTCAATTTCGATTATTTCTTTTATCCTGCTCCTTGAATTCTTCAATTCTGGAAAATCTCTCCCCATTTCATCTATATGAAGAGAAACAACATCAAATAGCCCTTCAAAACCAATTTTTTTCATGAAGCGAAGAGCTCTCCTTATAATAAGTCTTGCAAGATATCCAGCACCTGAATTTGAAGGAACTATTCCATCAGCTAACATAAAAGCGATACACCGAGCGTGGTCTGCAATTGCATATACCTCTTCTTTGCTCTTAATTTTTGCCTCACTATCAATTCTATCAACTGCATATTTAAATATTGCATCATAAACCGTTTTACTTCCATTGGTTAGCCATACAAGCCTTTCCAGTCCATAGCCAGTATCAACAACTCTAATGGGCATTTTCGAATATCTCGCTCCTTTAATTAAAAACTCTCCTTTCTCATCTTCTCTC of the Thermoplasmatales archaeon genome contains:
- the cas6 gene encoding CRISPR-associated endoribonuclease Cas6, which encodes MRVIIKLEDEKKQAIDNAYNKLQGFVYSLIREKFNSIHDKKGYKFFCFSNIFPFEGSRIRNFIISSPSKELINSIAEKLEIGKIVNIGETQFKIKEYSIFEVKISKRNVHICSSTPIIIRIPEARYNSYNIPQEERKKRYVYWRPKYSFEAFLKQLSENLIKKFNDFYGTEIYRYDLFEQFIFKKSVYSNLTINGKDYPFAGSLWEFMWSYMDSVQRKIIEFGIDAGFGERNSMGFGFVNPRYSLGSQ
- a CDS encoding DUF72 domain-containing protein; its protein translation is MIKVGCCGFCCKKDEYFKKFEVVEIQKTFYSLPSIETARKWRKEKPENFEYTMKAWQPITHLPNSPTYRKAKLKIESNNYGFFKPSNEVFDAWEKFSEFAKELDAKIIVFQCPPNFHESAENIRNIEQFFSSIERKFLYAIELRGNWRREKIIEICKNFDLIHCVDPFKSPSYYGKIKYYRLHGITGYNYDYSKEELKKLLEFCRNKEIYCLFNNTKMLKNAIEFKEMIK
- a CDS encoding tyrosine--tRNA ligase; the encoded protein is MIEKIKRNLKEVVTIEELEKIVKKEDKKGYIGFEPSGLVHLGWLMCADKIKDLVDAGFDFYILLADWHAWINDKLNGDLQAIKICGEYIKDAFLAMGINKVKYVYASEMVRDSEYWKTVIKIAKETTLARAKRAMDIMGRKEEEAEKDISKFFYPLMQVADIFYLDVDVALGGMDQRHAHMLARDVSGKLGKKKVVALHTPLISSLQAKERMDAKMSKSKPESAIFIHDDFETIKRKINKAYCPLQAENNPVMEIARYIIFQHFEEVEVAGRTFSSYEELENSFLKSEIHFVDLKNSVAEYLEKIISPIRIHFSSNPKNLEALMNYLEK
- the alaS gene encoding alanine--tRNA ligase, producing the protein MHPELEKMLQLEFFKREGFERRKCKKCGSFFWTRGNEELCGDAPCVSYSFIGNPIGRKNDLHSMRKKFLSFFEENGHEIIARYPVVARWRDDIYLTIASIANFQPHVTSGISKPPANPLVISQPSIRLNDLEEVGKSGRHLTLFEMMGHHAFNNHEKIYWTEETVEYCNNFMREVGIEEVIYKEGEWAGGGNAGACLEVLCGGLEVATLVFMNLREDEKGEFLIKGARYSKMPIRVVDTGYGLERLVWLTNGSKTVYDAIFKYAVDRIDSEAKIKSKEEVYAIADHARCIAFMLADGIVPSNSGAGYLARLIIRRALRFMKKIGFEGLFDVVSLHIDEMGRDFPELKNSRSRIKEIIEIEEDKFNSIIERGKAILSRYKKVGVEELVELYDSHGIHPEIVKEIIDVEIPEKFESMIVERHLKSREEKKEERTYPYNTSKIYYEMPYEKEFNAKVIYKGENFVILDKTLFYPEGGGEKSDTGYLIQNGKKARVIKAEKAGDAILHYIDGEIGEGEVKGIIDWERRYAMMIHHTATHIINHASRITLGEHVWQAGSELDENEARLDITHYKRISVEEAREIEKRANEVVRKGIEVKKYFYERNEAEKKYGMRLYQGGAPKSSVIRVVEIPGIEAEACGGMHIDNTREAGLIKIIGIERVQDGVERIRFCAGERAIEYIQKQEEIIRKLAEGLNLQQDKIVSAVEEMEKEIKELRKELRKLKEKISEENAEFYEGIKIINQNELVPSSIKELTKEKAVVVSASIKEENAIITLACSPDISLDCSKIVKTLSQKGGGKRTIAQASIEKDRAEEFKKDAIRIIKEEIKKFKMK